The Bacteroidia bacterium genome has a segment encoding these proteins:
- a CDS encoding bifunctional riboflavin kinase/FAD synthetase, producing the protein MTEIEDNISTNLTYPVITTGTFDGLHLGHQKVLAETIRIANKYNGTPSVLTFWPHPRHVLGKGEFSLLNTFEEKKQLFNNLGIEHVFYQPFTLDFAKLSSEEYVEKILVKKLKVKVLVVGYDHQFGKERTGKFETLGELAEKFNFKLERVAALDMDGLNVSSTKIRTALEVGNVNQANKMLGYDYFISGTVVEGFKVGREIGFPTANIKLTDDKKLLPTDGVYAVYAKVEEKFYQGMLSIGYRPTFENQPHVRSVEVNLFNFSKEIYNMPIAIYFIERLRDEVKYKSIDELISQLHIDKENSINLLKSTPKMPDCLK; encoded by the coding sequence TTGACAGAAATAGAAGATAATATTAGCACAAATCTTACTTACCCGGTTATAACAACAGGTACATTCGATGGATTACATTTGGGACATCAGAAAGTTCTGGCTGAAACAATTCGTATTGCAAATAAATATAATGGAACGCCTTCTGTTTTAACTTTCTGGCCTCATCCCCGTCATGTATTAGGAAAGGGCGAGTTTAGTCTGTTAAACACATTTGAAGAAAAAAAACAATTATTTAATAATCTTGGAATTGAACACGTATTTTACCAACCTTTTACACTTGATTTTGCAAAACTGAGTTCGGAAGAATATGTAGAAAAAATTCTTGTCAAAAAGTTAAAAGTTAAAGTTTTAGTTGTTGGTTACGATCATCAGTTTGGAAAAGAGCGTACAGGTAAATTTGAAACTTTGGGTGAATTGGCCGAAAAATTTAATTTTAAACTTGAAAGAGTTGCAGCATTGGATATGGATGGATTAAATGTAAGTTCTACAAAGATTCGAACTGCACTTGAAGTTGGAAATGTTAATCAGGCAAATAAAATGCTTGGGTACGATTATTTTATTTCGGGAACTGTTGTTGAAGGTTTTAAGGTTGGAAGAGAAATTGGATTTCCCACTGCAAATATTAAATTAACTGACGATAAAAAATTACTTCCAACTGACGGAGTATATGCAGTATATGCAAAAGTAGAAGAAAAATTTTATCAGGGAATGTTAAGTATAGGATACAGACCAACATTTGAAAATCAGCCTCATGTAAGATCTGTAGAAGTTAATCTTTTTAATTTTTCAAAAGAGATTTACAATATGCCTATAGCTATATACTTTATTGAACGATTAAGAGATGAGGTTAAATATAAAAGTATTGATGAATTGATTTCTCAGTTACATATTGATAAAGAGAATTCTATTAATTTGCTTAAGTCAACCCCCAAAATGCCTGATTGTTTAAAATAG
- a CDS encoding AhpC/TSA family protein codes for MRTTIFFIGILIFLYSCSSSNSGYTITGKVTGGKGKVIFLSSSSKTDSVKIEDDNSFSFEGKISEADFFNLYFNKLNPILLYIDSVDNITIETDTTNFANNYKVTGSKTSEQIKELQENLNASFLKIQKFYDEKVVTADSASMDSMRTLFNNESNAIIVNHRQSVFNFIKNNPSSFACLPAIYQSFDSRNPVFSYEMDAPYFHLIDSALMAKSPNSKHTKEYHSQIVELKQQFAQQQMQNNKAQEGMEAPDFEVPSPEGNMIKLSSFRGNYVLLDFWASWCSPCRQENPAVLQAFNQFQKKGFRVFQVSLDKDKNEWTKAIQKDNLWQWKHGSDLQYWNCAPAKLYGVQSIPSNFLIDPKGKIVAKNLRGQDLINALTEIYKKK; via the coding sequence ATGAGAACAACAATATTTTTTATAGGAATATTAATATTTCTTTACTCATGCAGTAGCAGTAATAGTGGTTACACAATAACAGGAAAAGTAACTGGTGGAAAAGGAAAAGTAATTTTTCTTTCTTCATCAAGTAAAACAGATTCTGTAAAAATAGAAGATGACAATAGCTTTAGTTTTGAAGGTAAAATCTCAGAAGCTGATTTTTTCAACTTGTATTTTAATAAATTAAATCCTATTTTATTATATATTGACTCAGTAGATAATATTACTATTGAAACAGATACAACAAATTTTGCAAATAATTATAAAGTAACAGGCTCAAAGACATCTGAACAAATTAAAGAACTTCAGGAAAACCTTAACGCTTCATTTTTAAAAATACAAAAATTTTACGATGAAAAAGTTGTTACAGCAGATAGTGCAAGTATGGATTCAATGAGAACGTTGTTTAATAATGAAAGTAATGCAATAATTGTAAATCACCGTCAATCTGTTTTTAATTTTATAAAAAACAACCCTTCATCATTCGCATGTTTGCCTGCCATTTACCAATCATTTGATAGCCGTAATCCTGTTTTTAGTTATGAAATGGATGCTCCGTATTTTCATTTAATTGATTCTGCTTTAATGGCAAAAAGTCCAAATTCAAAACATACAAAAGAATACCATAGTCAGATTGTTGAATTAAAGCAACAATTTGCACAACAACAAATGCAAAACAATAAAGCACAAGAAGGAATGGAAGCACCTGATTTTGAAGTTCCTTCACCTGAAGGAAACATGATAAAACTTTCATCATTCAGAGGGAACTATGTTTTGTTAGATTTCTGGGCTTCATGGTGCTCCCCATGTCGTCAGGAAAACCCAGCAGTATTGCAGGCATTTAATCAGTTTCAGAAAAAGGGATTCAGAGTTTTTCAGGTTTCGTTAGATAAAGATAAAAACGAATGGACTAAAGCAATTCAAAAAGATAATTTATGGCAGTGGAAACATGGAAGCGATTTACAATACTGGAATTGTGCTCCTGCAAAGCTTTATGGAGTTCAAAGCATTCCCTCTAATTTCTTAATTGATCCTAAAGGAAAAATTGTAGCAAAGAATTTACGTGGACAAGATTTAATTAATGCATTAACTGAAATTTACAAAAAGAAATAA
- a CDS encoding M1 family metallopeptidase yields the protein MTFLFLLPLSLAAQNYFQQRVDYNISVKLDDKKNTLSAFEELIYTNNSNDTLSFIYFHLWPNGYSNTSTPMALQMQRSNNLSFFNAPNTSYGYIDSLDFKIDNNAAKWENSKDTTDICKLLLNEPLLPGKSITITTPFFVKIPGDDFSRLGHYGQSYQITQWYPKPAVYDMYGWHHFSYLNQGEFYSEFGKFDVSITLPENYSVAATGVLQNPEEIQRIENIINETTQITTYNKNDLRFPVSSSNFKTIRFVQDSIHDFAWFADKRFHILKGEVKLPNSQKTVTTYVYFTNIEGNLWKNAINYVNNGVYYYSKWIGNYPYTQCTAVESALGAGGGMEYPMITNIGKSGNAEGLENVIVHEVGHNWFYGILGSNEREHPWMDEGINSFYEQRYTSEIKNNKGYYGDIGKVSKLFGTSIKSPFDVNSLACDYIMRNGSDQALGLHSEKFLPENYGIVAYMKGANAMNYLYNSLGKASFDSCMMLYFNKWQFRHPYPADLQQIFNENSNKDINWFYTGILNNTYHSDYKIQKIKIYNNNYNIIIKNKGKLNSPVYISLLKDNQIIGTSFHKGFLSKKSFEIAEKDFDKIVIDPNNLMFEIKRTNNAIRTKGIFKKAEPLELRFLGLLENPAKTQLFYTPVIGWNTSDGLMPGLLFYNPFVTERKVQYRLMPMYGINSNKLTGIGYSEYNFYPGILNLQKISVFAEYNKFDTGKDAELTTWQKTEAGINILFKRNPAFPLRQWKSVIKSTYATDLYADSVYNLFINASLCYRSYSKVMPVDFKFNVESGPSFLKGWADCSWRINYKNRKTGFSARFFAGTFFYNNSNMGMYNFHVSGTQNKNDYSYSEVFPDRSGITTIHNPWSHQFIKNEGGFGIYTPIQSNAWMTSLNLEAAFPVPVPISLYFNIATYQNAAKAWSGSTALPYEVGIEFKVIPDIFVIYFPVKMSTDVKSTNELYTNGYTEKIRFTLNFSKLVPFKYNTSLPIMF from the coding sequence TTGACATTTTTATTTCTTCTGCCTCTTAGTCTGGCAGCACAAAACTATTTTCAACAACGTGTAGATTACAATATTTCAGTAAAACTTGACGATAAAAAAAATACGTTATCGGCTTTTGAAGAATTAATATATACTAATAATTCAAATGATACTCTTAGTTTTATTTACTTTCATTTATGGCCTAATGGATATAGCAATACCTCAACTCCAATGGCTTTGCAAATGCAAAGAAGTAATAACCTGAGTTTTTTTAATGCCCCCAACACGTCATATGGTTATATTGACAGCTTAGATTTTAAAATAGATAACAACGCCGCAAAATGGGAAAATTCAAAAGACACAACAGATATTTGTAAATTGTTATTAAATGAACCATTGTTACCCGGAAAGTCAATAACAATTACAACTCCTTTTTTTGTAAAAATACCGGGCGATGATTTTTCACGACTCGGGCATTATGGACAATCATACCAAATAACGCAATGGTATCCGAAGCCGGCAGTTTATGACATGTATGGATGGCATCATTTTTCATATTTAAATCAGGGAGAGTTTTATTCTGAATTCGGAAAATTTGATGTATCAATTACCTTACCCGAGAATTATTCTGTAGCAGCTACCGGGGTTTTACAAAATCCTGAAGAAATTCAAAGAATAGAAAATATAATTAACGAGACAACACAAATAACAACTTACAATAAAAACGATTTAAGATTTCCAGTATCTTCATCAAATTTTAAAACCATAAGATTTGTCCAAGATAGCATACATGATTTTGCATGGTTTGCCGATAAAAGGTTTCATATTCTTAAAGGTGAAGTAAAATTACCAAACAGTCAAAAAACCGTAACAACATACGTATATTTCACAAATATTGAAGGTAACCTGTGGAAAAATGCTATTAATTATGTAAATAATGGCGTTTATTATTACTCGAAATGGATTGGCAATTATCCATACACACAATGCACAGCCGTTGAATCTGCTCTTGGCGCAGGTGGAGGAATGGAATACCCAATGATTACAAATATAGGAAAATCAGGAAATGCCGAAGGATTAGAAAATGTAATTGTTCATGAAGTTGGTCATAATTGGTTTTATGGCATTTTAGGATCAAATGAAAGAGAACACCCATGGATGGATGAAGGAATAAATAGCTTTTATGAGCAACGATATACTTCCGAAATTAAAAATAACAAAGGGTATTATGGTGATATTGGTAAAGTTTCAAAACTTTTTGGAACATCAATTAAATCACCATTTGATGTTAATAGTTTAGCCTGTGATTATATTATGAGAAATGGCTCAGACCAAGCACTTGGACTACATTCTGAAAAATTTTTACCTGAAAATTATGGAATTGTTGCATACATGAAAGGAGCTAATGCAATGAATTATTTATATAATTCATTAGGAAAAGCATCGTTTGATAGTTGCATGATGTTATACTTCAACAAATGGCAGTTCAGGCATCCATATCCGGCTGACTTACAGCAAATATTTAATGAGAACAGTAATAAAGATATAAATTGGTTTTATACCGGAATATTAAATAATACATATCATTCAGATTACAAAATTCAAAAAATAAAAATATATAACAATAATTACAATATAATCATTAAAAATAAAGGAAAACTCAATTCCCCTGTTTATATTTCACTTTTAAAAGATAATCAAATTATTGGCACTTCTTTTCATAAAGGGTTTTTAAGTAAAAAAAGCTTCGAAATAGCTGAAAAAGATTTCGATAAAATAGTAATTGATCCGAACAATTTAATGTTTGAAATAAAACGTACAAATAATGCCATAAGAACAAAAGGTATATTTAAAAAAGCAGAACCACTTGAGTTACGTTTTTTAGGACTACTTGAAAATCCTGCTAAAACTCAATTATTTTACACCCCTGTTATTGGGTGGAATACAAGCGATGGATTAATGCCCGGATTACTATTTTATAACCCATTTGTAACAGAACGCAAAGTACAGTATAGGCTTATGCCAATGTATGGAATTAATTCAAACAAGTTAACAGGTATAGGCTATTCTGAATATAATTTTTATCCTGGAATTTTAAATCTCCAAAAAATTTCTGTTTTTGCAGAATACAATAAATTTGATACCGGAAAAGATGCAGAATTAACAACGTGGCAAAAAACAGAAGCGGGTATAAATATTTTATTTAAACGAAATCCTGCTTTCCCATTAAGACAATGGAAATCTGTAATTAAATCAACTTACGCAACAGATTTATATGCTGATTCTGTTTATAATCTTTTTATTAATGCCTCTCTCTGCTATCGCAGTTACTCTAAAGTAATGCCTGTTGACTTTAAATTTAATGTTGAAAGCGGTCCCTCCTTTTTAAAAGGGTGGGCAGACTGCTCATGGAGAATAAATTACAAAAACAGAAAAACTGGTTTTAGTGCAAGGTTTTTTGCAGGAACATTCTTTTATAACAACAGTAACATGGGAATGTATAATTTTCATGTTTCAGGAACACAAAACAAAAATGATTATTCTTATTCTGAAGTATTCCCTGACCGCTCTGGTATAACAACAATACATAACCCATGGTCACATCAGTTTATTAAAAACGAAGGTGGATTTGGAATATATACACCAATTCAATCAAATGCATGGATGACTTCTTTAAACCTTGAAGCTGCATTCCCAGTTCCTGTTCCAATTTCGTTATATTTTAACATTGCTACATATCAAAATGCAGCAAAAGCATGGAGTGGCTCTACTGCATTGCCATATGAAGTAGGAATTGAATTTAAAGTAATTCCTGATATATTTGTAATATATTTCCCGGTTAAAATGTCAACTGATGTGAAAAGCACTAACGAATTATATACAAATGGTTATACTGAAAAAATCAGATTTACGCTTAATTTTTCTAAATTAGTCCCGTTTAAATACAACACTTCATTACCAATAATGTTTTAA
- a CDS encoding UDP-2,3-diacylglucosamine diphosphatase encodes MTNKKTYFLSDAHLGLPNHDKSLVREKLLVKWLDEIKHDAEEIYLVGDIFDFWFEHKRVVPKGFTRFLGKLSEICDSGIPVHYFTGNHDLWIFNYLDKETGVILHREKYIREINGKRFLIAHGDALGPNDTGFKILKKIFLNKIVQWFFKRLHPNFTMWIGINWSQGSRHYDKSDNLKFLGEHKERLIAYAKRKLEKEHFDFFVFGHRHVPYEFQLKENSKFVNLGDWISNFSYAVFDGKELNLKYYKKD; translated from the coding sequence ATGACAAATAAAAAAACATATTTTTTATCAGATGCACACCTTGGTTTACCTAACCACGATAAGAGCCTTGTACGCGAAAAACTTCTGGTAAAATGGCTTGACGAAATTAAACATGATGCTGAAGAAATTTATCTGGTAGGCGATATTTTCGATTTCTGGTTTGAGCATAAAAGAGTAGTTCCTAAAGGGTTTACGCGTTTTCTTGGGAAACTCTCAGAGATTTGCGATAGTGGCATTCCTGTTCACTATTTTACAGGTAACCATGATTTATGGATATTTAATTATCTTGATAAAGAAACAGGTGTAATTTTACACAGAGAAAAATATATTCGCGAAATTAATGGTAAGCGTTTTTTAATTGCACATGGCGATGCACTTGGTCCGAACGATACCGGGTTTAAAATTTTAAAGAAAATCTTTTTAAATAAAATAGTTCAATGGTTCTTTAAACGACTGCACCCAAATTTTACCATGTGGATTGGAATTAACTGGTCACAGGGAAGCAGACATTATGATAAATCCGATAACCTTAAATTTCTTGGCGAACATAAAGAACGCTTAATTGCATATGCAAAAAGAAAACTGGAAAAAGAACATTTTGATTTCTTTGTATTCGGACACAGACATGTTCCATATGAATTTCAATTAAAAGAAAATTCAAAATTCGTTAATCTTGGTGACTGGATTTCTAATTTCAGTTATGCTGTTTTTGATGGCAAAGAACTGAATTTAAAGTATTACAAGAAAGATTAA
- a CDS encoding T9SS type A sorting domain-containing protein → MKKLLLLSIAIGIMVGTYAQNKFAVRKNVVFQNKEISKNVVGMDVPYTPLLLKPNGAKKKSVNPVKIGTSVNLFGFVITKTNCLDYDPATNTVMFTHRAGGAWGGSGADIRCKFSTDWFAVDGIGQFTANTDSVVFVNDGTHLRRYPNGVIYNPAGNTDFHNAFAVICGPVTGSTSWTDTYFHSERLDKTLLSNFYHPLVAPETGLETINLSGGNGNLHILSQDDDGTNYLPYVKVRNGIFNSTTNAFDWSLTPTQITRLWGSRIFSGGAVDANFAWNQAWASDGLIGYAFCVGIDSTMKYFQGAQLPQIARTTDGGLTYQTITPFACWDHLTNLTDSIWPTMASVTGAGTLEYRPFFNAGSTLDDNTLPGVVDANGNLHMAAIIEGYYSNYVGVEDSTGYSYASHPKFLFDAIYDWQTQLWDVRFIDQIYSTVVEDASGAAFTTSPPPNVGYEHFINVSRSADGNVIFYTWTDTDPSYGAENISPYIKSRAWNIQTNMATLSKNFVDPLDGGLYFYVNTADVVKKQGSTYSIAMTYIDVAGDAGSNADAAQIEYFITDATFDESEFTEIYLPSNMGVLCQCCWTCCTGINNNESNKFSVSQNYPNPANGATSIKVTLTETSNVTVEITNLVGQLVSKIDKGILAAGNHSINLNTASLNSGIYFYTVTAGTEKITKKMIVE, encoded by the coding sequence ATGAAAAAATTATTACTATTATCTATTGCTATAGGTATCATGGTTGGTACTTATGCTCAAAACAAATTTGCTGTTCGCAAAAATGTTGTTTTTCAAAATAAAGAGATTTCTAAAAATGTTGTAGGGATGGATGTGCCCTATACTCCGTTATTATTAAAACCCAATGGAGCAAAGAAAAAATCTGTTAATCCTGTTAAGATTGGAACTTCCGTAAACCTTTTTGGCTTTGTAATTACAAAGACAAACTGTTTAGATTATGATCCTGCAACTAATACTGTAATGTTTACTCACCGTGCAGGTGGAGCTTGGGGTGGTAGTGGTGCCGATATACGCTGCAAATTTTCAACAGATTGGTTTGCCGTAGACGGTATAGGGCAATTTACTGCAAATACTGATTCTGTAGTTTTTGTAAATGATGGAACGCATTTACGTCGTTATCCAAACGGAGTTATTTATAACCCTGCAGGTAATACAGATTTTCATAATGCTTTTGCTGTAATTTGTGGCCCGGTAACAGGTAGTACAAGTTGGACAGATACTTATTTTCATTCAGAAAGACTAGATAAAACTCTTTTGAGTAATTTTTACCACCCTCTTGTTGCACCAGAAACAGGTTTGGAAACTATTAATTTATCGGGTGGAAATGGTAATCTTCATATACTTTCTCAGGATGATGATGGAACTAACTATTTGCCTTATGTTAAAGTCAGAAATGGTATTTTTAATTCAACTACTAATGCTTTTGACTGGTCGTTAACACCAACACAAATTACAAGATTATGGGGTTCACGTATATTTAGCGGTGGTGCTGTTGATGCAAATTTTGCATGGAATCAGGCATGGGCTAGCGATGGTCTTATAGGTTATGCCTTTTGTGTAGGAATAGATTCTACTATGAAATATTTTCAGGGAGCACAGCTTCCACAAATAGCTAGAACCACTGATGGTGGTTTAACATATCAAACAATAACACCTTTTGCATGCTGGGATCATTTAACTAATTTAACTGACTCAATATGGCCAACTATGGCTTCAGTAACAGGTGCCGGTACTTTAGAATACAGACCATTTTTTAATGCAGGATCTACTTTAGATGACAATACACTTCCAGGTGTTGTTGATGCTAATGGTAATTTACATATGGCAGCTATTATCGAAGGTTATTATTCAAACTATGTAGGTGTTGAAGATTCTACAGGTTATTCATATGCAAGTCATCCAAAATTCTTATTTGACGCTATTTATGATTGGCAAACACAACTTTGGGATGTTCGTTTTATTGACCAGATTTATTCTACAGTTGTTGAAGATGCAAGTGGTGCCGCTTTTACTACCTCTCCACCACCAAATGTAGGTTACGAGCATTTTATTAATGTGTCACGAAGTGCTGATGGTAATGTTATTTTTTACACATGGACAGATACTGACCCATCATACGGAGCAGAAAATATTTCTCCATATATAAAGAGTCGTGCGTGGAATATACAAACAAATATGGCTACGCTATCAAAGAATTTTGTAGATCCACTTGATGGTGGTTTATATTTTTATGTGAATACAGCTGATGTTGTTAAAAAACAAGGGAGCACATATTCAATTGCAATGACTTATATTGATGTGGCTGGCGATGCCGGTTCTAATGCTGATGCAGCACAAATTGAATATTTTATAACTGATGCAACATTTGATGAATCTGAATTCACAGAAATTTATCTCCCTTCAAATATGGGTGTATTATGTCAGTGTTGTTGGACTTGTTGCACAGGAATTAATAATAATGAAAGTAATAAATTTTCAGTTTCTCAAAACTATCCAAACCCTGCAAATGGAGCAACGAGTATAAAAGTTACTTTAACTGAAACTTCAAATGTTACTGTAGAAATTACCAACTTGGTGGGACAATTAGTCTCTAAAATAGATAAAGGTATTTTAGCTGCAGGAAATCATAGCATTAATTTAAATACTGCAAGTTTAAACAGTGGAATTTATTTCTATACAGTAACAGCAGGTACAGAAAAAATAACAAAGAAAATGATTGTTGAATAA